The genome window ACttcagaaatgcagaaacaccTGTGTATTTGTGGGCTGATGTGTTTCTGGAACGTTGAAACTTCCAAATGACAGTGTTGATAATACAGCAGAACAGCTGACTTTATAAACTAGCCTCATTTGTTTCTGCGACTGACAGGAAGCAAAAGACAACAGTTGCAGACAGAATGCTATAGATCAGTAATCTCTCTGTAACGTATTGCACAAGCAGGAagcaaaattataataattgaTTGTCAGTGAGACATCAAAGCCACTCGATAATTATACTTCAAAGGCTTTAATATTAATTCTGCAAATGAAGAAACTGTATATAAGCtagatatatatattatatacttatttatttacacaagtGTTTCAGATATCAAAGGAGAAGCAAGCAAGGAGGGCTTATTGATGGGTTCAACCAATGAGGTTACCATGGTGACACGATACTTGAGGAATTTCAGCCAGTATGAGGCATTCTGTTGAGTGTCTGGTTAAATAGCCATTCAGCTTCTATTTGGTTTTAGTAATCTGCATTCTTACAGTGCAGAACAAAGTTCCACTTGTCACACGAACCCACGAATAGCACGGCAGTTTCTCCTCTTAAAGCCTCAAATGAAATCACGTAGAGCGAGTGTGACCGAGCGCCCTGAGAAAAACGTGTGTCCTTTCATCTTCGGTTGTCACCTGTGAGATGATATGAGGGAAACAGCTGCTTATCACACTTCCCACTCTAACCTTGGgcaccaggtggtgtagtggttcaGGACATGAATATCTAACCTGGAGGCTGCTGCTTTGAGTCCCGCACCCTTccgctgctgtagtacccttaagcaagctacttaacctgaaataccctcctgtataaatgggtcggTACTCTGAGTtgctttaaacaaaaacaacgGCTACTGTAAGCAGCAAGTCAAAGGTAATAAAAAGTTCAGCGAGGAAGTACCAATGTGCACATGCGTACCTGTTGTGCTTGCAGTTGATCCCACACCACACCGGTGACTTTCCTTTTAGCTCCCATCACCTCCTGCCCACCGCTGCAAGGACAGGTGGGTTTAAAAGAACGATCATCTGATCGATTCGTACCGGAgtctgagggggaaggggagtAGTTGCACTGGTTTAGTTTAACTGGTTTAGTTTAACTTCTCTACTTCAACTGCACCACATGTGCTTCCAAGCAGAGTTCTTCAGAGTTTATTAACCAAATTTGTTAATTATTCTCATTCGATTGATTAAGCAGTTGTGTATGTTATTCTGTTTCTCTTGTTTTACCACTCATGTTTTTATGATTATGATCACACATACAAATTCTATCTCAGCTTTCAACACTGGAGTCAAGGGATGAAGAGTCTAATGTGGCAGTGCATTGGAAGAATAAAAGTTGGTCAACAAtggaattatttctgaaatcaCATCCCACACATATGCTGAGCATTTGGTTAGATTAAGCATGTTTTTACGATGCATCGCACTGACAGGTGAGGTATCTCAGGTGAGCAATTCAGCAAAGTTGGGCAGGAGGTTTCATTTggactgtgtctgtgtttaaattCAATTACAGCAGGAAAAATGAGTAGGAGTTGGGACACACTGCGTGTCGAATCACAGCCGTAATTTACATACTGTGTGTGAAACATGTTTAATCGCTATTAATTGAGCTTTACAGTTcgaagttaaaaatacaagtatTTTTCCTCATTCTTAATAGGACGCTGCTGGATTGCTGCAGGAGCGGGCGGCACGTTCGGCTCACTTGTGTTTAAATCAAAGACACGGACTCTGATGTACAATTGAAAACTTGTCATCTTTTCCCAGGCAATAAATTCCTGAGCGAAGGTGAACACATAGAGATCAGTGCGATCAGCAAGGAACAATCTGGAGTGTACCAGTGCAGCTCCACCAACGACATCTCGGCTCCTGACGTGCGGACGGTCCACATCACTGTCAACTGTAAGCAGCACGAGCTTCAGCAGCGTCCCATGTGAAAAGTCCCAACAGCTAGAGCACTTTTTCATGGTTGTTGACCGCATAATGAAGTCTCCCCGCTCATATTAGCCCGACTGTTTggggatccaggtttgaattccacgtCCAACTTGACCGCAGTATCTCCTTGGAATACTGCACATACAATACTATGTTGTTAAAGTCGGAGGATTCCCTCGTTATGCTGGCATCATTTTCAAACGGATTAACTCTCTTAATTGTGCTGTGTCCCGTTGACCTGCCCCCCTTCCCGATTGGCCGAACCGAGTGCGATGTGGCCTGTGAACCACCCGCCCTCCTTCCTAAGTGGCCTAACAGAGTGCGATGTACTGTGTAGACCCGCCATCCATCCTGAGCGCCAAAGGCACTGGAGCCGCAGTGGGGCAGAAGGGCGTCCTGCAGTGTGAGGCCTCTGCTGTGCCGGGGCCAGATTTCCACTGGTATAGAGAAGACCGCAGGCAAGCGATGGGAATGAGTGGCATCGTCTGCGCAatcttttcttttgtctttgttttatttgtagtaGCACCAGATCTTATCATGCAAACCATTGATTAAGTTGCCTGTAATGTGGATAGTCCCGCAAACTTTTCACGTTAATCTTAATGCACTAGTCATAATGTTACGTGTATAAACAGCCagtttttattctcatttcagGCTCATCAATGGGATTAATGggataaaaatagaaaacaaaggCAAACAATCCATGCTTGTGGTCTTCAATGTTTCTGAATCAGACTACGGGAATTACACATGCGTGGCCACGAACACGCTGGGAAACACAAATGCAAGCATGATGCTCTATGGTATGTACAGTTCAAGTCATGCTGTGCTGCAGAGGCctatatttaaaattcaatatATCATTATTGCagcaaaatgtacatgtatatcTTCAGTCAAGTAAACAAGTGTTACAAAATcaaatttgttttcatacacAACCTCACAGACAGAATCAAATATCTTCATTATTTATAATGGAAGGCATATcgaaaaatattcatattgcCGAGAGTATAAATTTGTGAGGTTATCATTTCTAAGTTTAGGaggtttacttttttgtttttgcccacCCTTTCAACATGTAGTGAGGCttgatcattttttaaatttagtgtCCTCTGTTGTCCATAAATATTAGGTACTTAATGTTTACCCTGGATAAACACGGTATATTGATATTTACGTGTTTTATACATTTCGGAATTTGTCCAGCGAATTTGGTCAGCTGAAAGAAATACACTTAATTTGTGAGAATTATTATGAGGAGAAATGCTTATATGAAACACTGGAGTTTAATGACGCAAACCAGCATCCTATAcgtatctgcatttttttttttgaaaaggaagtTTTCTCAGTGGGATATAGGAGAACTTTCCAGAGCAGTGCTGAAGGGACCAGAAAGGCTGATGTATCGTATTTAAACCCAGCATGTGGTTCAATGCATTCCACACTATGGTGTAATACTATAGTCTCAAAGTGTCTCTGCAAGTCTGAGGTTGCTGCTCGGGAGTTGAACACATCACTTTAGACAAGGATTGACATGTCAGTAGAGCACAATGCAAAGATCATTAGTGACTGTTAATCTGCATGACTGATTGTTAATATGATTGTTAATCAATTGTTACTGATTGCTGATTTACCATTCTTTTAACGCTTTCAGGACCAGGTGCCATACATGATGTCAGCAGAGCCCAGCTTTCGCAGCACTTCTCCATCTGCCTGCTCTGGACTGTGACTTTGCAATACCTTGTCAAGCTTTGACGGCGCTCCAGCTTGTCTCCTGTTCTCCTCGGCATAACAGCACAACAGACTTTTTGCTCCATGCAACCGGAGGAAGCGAAGCAGAACACCGTGTTTtgtacatatttcagtttttcttccccttctgCTTTTGCTTTGCTGGAAAAATGGGGGATTAAGAAAttgatttaacatttttgtggtGAACACAGTATGAAATTTTTTgccccgttttttttttttttttttttaaatcaaaagatAAAATAATATACAGTCTACTCCAGCTAGAAATATAActttttaataatgcaaaaaaaggaaatatccTCACCATGAGTGGGAGATGGTATCTGGTtgaattagtatta of Scleropages formosus chromosome 10, fSclFor1.1, whole genome shotgun sequence contains these proteins:
- the LOC108928679 gene encoding opioid-binding protein/cell adhesion molecule homolog isoform X2 codes for the protein MLGSVCFLIFPWMCALLMFSGAPARSAESSFPKPMDNVTVRQGDTALLKCITDKKVSRVAWLNRTSILFAGREKWSLDPRVVLLNDTAITEYSIQIRNVDVHDEGPYVCSVLTNKKPKSSKVHLVVQVPARIVNISTDITVNEGSNVTLTCVAIGRPEPSITWRHLLKRGNKFLSEGEHIEISAISKEQSGVYQCSSTNDISAPDVRTVHITVNYPPSILSAKGTGAAVGQKGVLQCEASAVPGPDFHWYREDRRLINGINGIKIENKGKQSMLVVFNVSESDYGNYTCVATNTLGNTNASMMLYGPGAIHDVSRAQLSQHFSICLLWTVTLQYLVKL